From the Sphingobium sp. RAC03 genome, the window TCGCGCCCGGAAATTGCGCGAAGCGCGCGGCGCTTAGCGGAAATTGTCGGCGTAAGCCTGCAATTTCAGCGTCTTGGGCGGGGTGGGGATGACGGTGTAGGCGATGCCCTGCTTTTGGGCATAGGCGATGGCGGCTTCCTGCGAAGGGAAGCTGAGCTTCAATTGCTGCTGCGTGTCGCCTGATCCTGCCCATCCGGTCAACGGATCGGGCGTCTTGGCTTGCGCGGGCGCATAGTCCAGCACCCATTTATGGGTCAGCGCCTTGCCCGACTGCATGGCATTTTTCTGGATCTGATAGATGCGCGCGTTCATCGCGAAGGACTCCGGTAAATCGTCCTGCTGCGTTGCACCACGGAGCGCGCGCAAGTCAAGACTTGCGGCGGGCATCTGCATTTTTGGTGCGCAATGTGGCGCTGGCGGCGGTGGGATCGTCGGGCCAGGGGTGACGCGGGTAGCGGCCGCGCATTTCCTTGGCGACGTCGCGCCAGTTGCCCGCCCAGAAGCCCGGCAGGTCGCGGGTGGTCTGAATCGGGCGACCGGCAGGCGAGGTGAGCGAGAGGACAAGCGGGATGCGCTGATTGCCGACGGTGGGATGATCGGCGAGGCCGTAGAGTGCCTGGACCCGCAGTTCGACGCGCGGGCCGCCTTCGGCCGCATAGTCAATCGCATGTGTGCTGCCTGCGGGTGAGCGGAAATCGGGTGGGGCGAGGCGGTCGAGCTGTTGCTTGCCATCCCAGCCGATCAGGCCTTCCAGCACGGCGGACAGATGCGCGCGGTCGATGTCGGACAGGCGGCGCTTGCCCGCCAGGAGCGGGGGGAGCCAGTCGTCGAGGCTGGCGAGCAGCGCTTCGTCGGATAGTTCTGCGATCCCGGCGAAATCGGCGCGCATCCGCAGCGACCGGGCGGCTTCCGACCAGGGGAGGAGGGCAAGGCCGCCTTGTCGGACGCCATCGATCAGCGCGGCGACGACGGCGTCGGGATCGGGGCTGTCGTCGGAGCCGGAGGAGAGACGCACCGCGCCCAGGCGGCGTTCGCGCAACGCTTCGACCCCGCCATTGGCGGCACGAAAGCGGACGGTGCGGGTGGTGGCGATCCGATCGGGGAAGAGGGCCAGCACAGATTCTTCGCTGATCGGCGCGGCGGACAGGATGCGCGCGCCCGCCGCGCTGCCCTGCACTTCGCCCACGGCCAGCCATGGTTCGCGGGCGAGGGGCGAGAGCGGATCGAGCCGGAAGCCGCGCCCGCCGACGCTGGTCCAGTCCGCGCCATCGGCGGAGCGCCGTTTCGATACGCGATCGGGGAAGGCGAGGGCGAGGCAGAGGCCGACATGGTGGTCGATAGAAGTAGCACCCACCCCAACCCCTCCCTTTGAAGGGAGGGGCTTAAGAAGGTTAGCCCATCTCTTTGCCAAGGCGCGTCCCGCGTCCGCGCGTTTGCCGGTTTCGCGGCGCCAGCGCTGGAGGCGCTGGGTGAGGTCAGTGTCCTGGCCGCCGATGCCGCGTTCGCCGAGCAGGACGGCGATCTCTGCGGCGGTCTGGGCGAGGCCCATTTCTGCCGCGCGCACCAGCATATGCGCTATGCGCGGGCTGAGCGGCAGTTTCGCCAGCGCCTTGCCATGGGGGGTGATGCGGCCGTCGGCGTCGAGCGCTTCGAGCGCTGTCAGGCGGGTGCGGGCTTCGGACAGGGCGGCGGGTGGCGGGGGATCGAGCCAGCGTAGCGTCGCGGGATCGCTCACGCCCCAGAGCGCGCAGTCGAGCAATAGGCTGGAGAGGTCGCTTTCCACTATT encodes:
- the hrpB gene encoding ATP-dependent helicase HrpB, which codes for MTALPIHDVLPDLLAALRTGSNAVLVAPPGAGKTTAVAPALLDQPWCSGQILLLSPRRLAARAAAERIAEMLGEQPGGTVGYATRMDSKQSARTRLLVLTEGIFVRRIQDDPELAGISAVLFDEVHERSLDSDFGLALALDAQEALRPDLRILPMSATLDGARFAALLGDAPVIESEGRIQPLDLRHIGRNAEKRIEDEMAAAIRRAISEEAEGDLLAFLPGVREIERTAERIDGGPFDVHLLHGSLDPAAQRAAIRPSRSGTRKVILATSIAETSLTIDGVRIVVDSGLARRPRYDRAAGVTRLVTERASQASATQRAGRAARQRPGVAYRLWEAAASAGMPPFDPPEIVESDLSSLLLDCALWGVSDPATLRWLDPPPPAALSEARTRLTALEALDADGRITPHGKALAKLPLSPRIAHMLVRAAEMGLAQTAAEIAVLLGERGIGGQDTDLTQRLQRWRRETGKRADAGRALAKRWANLLKPLPSKGGVGVGATSIDHHVGLCLALAFPDRVSKRRSADGADWTSVGGRGFRLDPLSPLAREPWLAVGEVQGSAAGARILSAAPISEESVLALFPDRIATTRTVRFRAANGGVEALRERRLGAVRLSSGSDDSPDPDAVVAALIDGVRQGGLALLPWSEAARSLRMRADFAGIAELSDEALLASLDDWLPPLLAGKRRLSDIDRAHLSAVLEGLIGWDGKQQLDRLAPPDFRSPAGSTHAIDYAAEGGPRVELRVQALYGLADHPTVGNQRIPLVLSLTSPAGRPIQTTRDLPGFWAGNWRDVAKEMRGRYPRHPWPDDPTAASATLRTKNADARRKS
- a CDS encoding ETC complex I subunit, which encodes MNARIYQIQKNAMQSGKALTHKWVLDYAPAQAKTPDPLTGWAGSGDTQQQLKLSFPSQEAAIAYAQKQGIAYTVIPTPPKTLKLQAYADNFR